Genomic segment of Geothermobacter ehrlichii:
TCGTCGTAGCCGTGCTCGATCAAAGCCGGAATCATGAAGCCGCCGATGGCGACAACGGTGGCGACAGTGGAGCCGGAGATGGCGCCGAAGAAGCCGCAGGCCAGAATCCCGGCCATGGCCAGGCCGCCGGGCAGAAAGCCGACCAGGGTGTTGGCGGTCTTGATCAGCTTCTGGACGATGCTGCCGGTGGTCATGACGTTGCCGCAGAGGATGAAGAAGA
This window contains:
- a CDS encoding TRAP transporter large permease subunit, with product MDSNYLIILFLLLGLLASTVPVFLALFFTGLAGLVLMVGIDPQIAIEVLYRSMDKFALVVVLFFILCGNVMTTGSIVQKLIKTANTLVGFLPGGLAMAGILACGFFGAISGSTVATVVAIGGFMIPALIEHGYD